One genomic window of Magnolia sinica isolate HGM2019 chromosome 3, MsV1, whole genome shotgun sequence includes the following:
- the LOC131241533 gene encoding uncharacterized protein LOC131241533, which yields MSTLKEILTRRPVAATIRLTISARAARPAPLVGPALGQYRLNLMAFCKDFNAWTQKYKPKTPMSITITITAFKDNTFDFTVKSPSITWYLKKAAGIELGSSWPGHTVASTITLKHVYEIAKVKQSVPYCQYMPLESICKLVIGTANAMGIKVQKELD from the coding sequence ATGTCCACCTTGAAAGAGATTCTAACCCGCCGCCCGGTCGCCGCGACAATCCGACTCACAATATCGGCCAGGGCAGCCCGCCCAGCTCCTCTGGTCGGGCCGGCCTTAGGTCAATACCGGCTCAACCTCATGGCGTTCTGCAAAGACTTCAACGCCTGGACCCAAAAATACAAGCCCAAAACCCCAATgtccatcaccatcaccatcaccgcCTTCAAAGACAACACCTTCGATTTCACCGTCAAATCCCCATCGATCACGTGGTACCTGAAGAAGGCCGCTGGGATCGAGTTGGGCAGCAGCTGGCCCGGCCACACCGTCGCTTCCACAATCACACTCAAGCATGTGTACGAGATCGCCAAGGTGAAGCAGTCCGTTCCTTATTGCCAGTACATGCCGCTGGAGTCCATCTGCAAGTTAGTGATTGGGACTGCGAACGCGATGGGGATCAAGGTCCAGAAGGAGCTGGATTGA
- the LOC131241534 gene encoding pentatricopeptide repeat-containing protein At1g12775, mitochondrial-like: protein MINGYCKLGNVTEAFRLYDEMLSRGLLPDSFVFNTLIDGCCKEGNLENAQDLFHKMVQDGFATTLSFNTLIDGFCKLGKLKEANGLLEDMIEQQIMLNEMTYTILIDGLIKEWKLEEATQLFLEMQEKNLVPNAITYTSLIDGQSRRGNTAEAFALFEEMVAKGIKPDEVTYGVMIHTDSREGNLIEAFRLRNETLGEGMSMSGTAYNSLIDALCKKGDFHEVLKLLNKMVERGIRADVAT, encoded by the coding sequence ATGATCAACGGGTATTGCAAATTGGGAAATGTAACGGAGGCGTTCCGCTTATATGATGAAATGCTGTCGAGGGGACTGTTGCCAGATAGCTTTGTGTTTAATACTCTTATCGATGGATGCTGCAAGGAAGGAAACTTGGAGAATGCTCAGGACTTGTTTCACAAAATGGTGCAGGATGGCTTTGCGACAACCCTCTCCTTCAACACTTTAATCGACGGGTTTTGCAAGTTAGGCAAGCTTAAGGAAGCAAACGGATTGTTGGAAGATATGATAGAACAACAGATCATGCTCAATGAAATGACATACACAATACTGATTGATGGGCTCATCAAGGAATGGAAGTTGGAGGAGGCTACTCAGCTGTTCTTGGAGATGCAGGAAAAGAATCTGGTGCCAAATGCCATCACTTACACCTCACTCATTGATGGGCAAAGCAGACGAGGAAACACCGCAGAAGCATTCGCACTATTCGAAGAGATGGTGGCTAAGGGCATTAAGCCAGATGAAGTGACATATGGTGTGATGATCCATACTGATTCTAGAGAGGGAAACTTGATTGAGGCCTTTCGGTTGAGGAACGAGACCTTGGGGGAAGGCATGTCGATGAGCGGTACTGCATACAATTCACTGATAGATGCCCTTTGCAAGAAGGGTGATTTTCATGAAGTGTTGAAGTTACTCAACAAAATGGTGGAGCGAGGAATTAGAGCTGATGTTGCAACATGA
- the LOC131238875 gene encoding pentatricopeptide repeat-containing protein At5g61990, mitochondrial-like, with protein sequence MQHQQQQLQQNLNDQNDNGNQIALKITNLLNHHPNWHHLLTSSDTIPVAALTPQVVRSILLQDHVSDPERLLEFFYWVQSQIALPQSIDSFSILVARLCNSDLLGPTNGLLERMITTHLHPPASDASTISDSIASSYQSCNGSNPAVFNVLIDTCREVRRLREAVEIFLGLKNRGITVSLRCFNSMLSDLLKVNGMDLFWKVYGCMSEVGITPDVYTYTSLVGAHCKSGNVGEAKWLFVEMTEKGCRPNAVTYNVLIAGLCRAGSLHEAFQLKRKMRENGLMADSFTYATLGNGLCKERRSREAKLLVAEMWEMGLKPNYVAYTALIDGLMKEGDVDEAFRVRDDMFVHGIQVNVTGYNTLICGVCKVGKMEKAHQLLNEIVGMGWKPNAMTYGSVIEGYLKEKDTDNAFEMFDEMKRNVLPTVVTYSLLINGLCHCGDLHRVNSLLEEMVASGLKPNVVIYTALITGYCREGRVEDACKVLKRMLERGVVPDVFCYNSFIAGLCKAGKMEDASMYLVEMKERGPIPNAFTYGAFIRGHGKAG encoded by the coding sequence ATGCAACACCAACAACAACAACTACAGCAAAACCTCAACGACCAGAACGACAACGGTAACCAAATCGCCCTCAAAATCACCAATCTCCTCAACCACCACCCCAACTGGCACCATCTCCTTACCTCCTCCGACACCATCCCCGTTGCCGCCCTAACACCTCAAGTCGTCCGATCCATTCTCCTCCAAGACCATGTATCCGACCCCGAGCGCCTCCTTGAGTTCTTCTATTGGGTCCAATCTCAAATTGCTCTCCCCCAATCCATTGATTCGTTCTCAATCCTTGTCGCCCGACTCTGCAATTCCGatctgttgggccccaccaatggCCTTCTCGAAAGAATGATAACAACCCATCTGCACCCTCCGGCCTCGGATGCAAGTACGATATCAGATTCGATTGCCAGTAGCTATCAAAGCTGTAACGGGTCGAATCCGGCCGTTTTCAATGTGCTAATCGATACATGTAGGGAGGTGCGTAGGTTGCGAGAGGctgttgaaatatttttgggaTTGAAAAACAGAGGAATTACTGTTAGTCTGCGGTGTTTTAATTCTATGCTGAGTGATCTGTTGAAGgtgaatgggatggatttgttTTGGAAGGTGTATGGGTGCATGTCGGAGGTGGGAATTACACCAGATGTTTATACATATACATCTTTGGTGGGTGCGCATTGCAAATCTGGGAATGTTGGTGAGGCGAAGtggttgtttgttgaaatgaccgAGAAGGGTTGTAGGCCAAATGCGGTTACGTATAACGTGCTTATTGCAGGATTGTGTCGAGCAGGCAGTCTTCATGAAGCTTTCCAGCTGAAAAGGAAGATGCGTGAGAATGGTCTGATGGCAGATAGCTTTACGTATGCTACACTCGGGAATGGGCTGTGCAAGGAACGGAGGTCAAGAGAGGCAAAATTGTTGGTGGCGGAGATGTGGGAGATGGGATTGAAGCCAAATTACGTTGCCTACACGGCTTTGATTGATGGGTTGATGAAAGAAGGTGATGTGGATGAGGCTTTTAGAGTGAGGGATGATATGTTTGTTCACGGAATTCAGGTGAATGTCACTGGGTATAATACACTCATTTGCGGCGTATGTAAGGTCGGAAAGATGGAGAAGGCCCACCAGCTCTTGAATGAGATAGTCGGGATGGGGTGGAAGCCAAATGCAATGACATATGGTTCAGTTATCGAGGGTTATTTGAAAGAGAAGGACACCGATAATGCTTTTgagatgtttgatgaaatgaagaGAAATGTATTGCCTACGGTTGTTACATATAGCTTATTGATTAATGGGCTTTGTCATTGTGGAGATTTGCACCGAGTAAACAGTTTATTGGAGGAGATGGTTGCGAGTGGTCTCAAGCCGAATGTTGTTATCTATACGGCGCTTATAACAGGTTACTGTAGGGAAGGTAGAGTTGAAGATGCATGCAAGGTTTTGAAGAGGATGTTGGAGAGAGGTGTCGTTCCAGATGTGTTTTGCTACAATTCTTTTATAGCTGGATTAtgcaaggcgggaaagatggaaGATGCCAGTATGTACTTGGTGGAAATGAAGGAGAGGGGACCGATTCCAAATGCGTTTACATATGGGGCTTTCATACGGGGGCATGGTAAGGCCGGGTAA